From Weissella confusa, a single genomic window includes:
- a CDS encoding energy-coupling factor ABC transporter ATP-binding protein, with amino-acid sequence MTPIIELSHVTYSYPNSETPALNDLSLTINQGEWIAIIGHNGSGKSTLAKLLNYLLAPTAGEITIAGTPVNEDNMWAIRDLVGMVFQNPDNQFVGATVADDVAFGMENRGIPREEMVPRVTEALEKVGMAKFADREPARLSGGQKQRVAIASVLAIQPQILILDEATAMLDPKGRREMIALVHDLKRQLGDTLTVISITHDIEEAASADRVIVINDGDLMQTGTPEDVFANAEKLREFGLAVPFAEQLKEKLRERGIDVPDSYLTTEGMVDWLWQSISTK; translated from the coding sequence ATGACGCCAATTATCGAGTTGTCGCATGTGACGTACTCATATCCAAATAGTGAGACACCAGCCTTGAATGATCTCTCATTAACGATCAATCAAGGTGAGTGGATTGCGATTATTGGACATAATGGGTCGGGTAAGTCGACCTTAGCGAAACTATTGAATTATTTGTTGGCGCCAACGGCAGGTGAGATTACGATTGCCGGCACGCCAGTTAACGAAGATAACATGTGGGCCATTCGTGACTTAGTGGGGATGGTCTTTCAAAATCCGGATAACCAATTTGTCGGCGCAACGGTAGCTGACGATGTGGCCTTTGGGATGGAAAATCGTGGTATTCCACGTGAAGAAATGGTGCCTCGCGTTACAGAAGCACTTGAAAAGGTTGGCATGGCTAAGTTCGCAGATCGCGAACCTGCCCGCCTTTCTGGCGGTCAAAAGCAACGTGTGGCAATTGCATCTGTGCTTGCCATTCAACCACAAATCTTAATCCTGGACGAAGCAACGGCCATGCTTGATCCCAAGGGACGTCGTGAAATGATTGCGTTGGTGCATGATTTGAAGCGTCAACTTGGTGACACGTTGACGGTCATCTCAATCACGCACGACATCGAAGAGGCAGCGAGTGCTGACCGCGTTATCGTGATTAACGATGGTGATTTGATGCAAACAGGTACGCCAGAAGACGTTTTTGCCAACGCTGAAAAGTTGCGCGAATTCGGTTTGGCAGTGCCTTTCGCAGAACAACTAAAGGAAAAGTTGCGTGAACGTGGGATTGATGTTCCCGACTCATACTTAACGACTGAAGGGATGGTGGATTGGCTATGGCAATCAATTTCAACCAAGTAG
- a CDS encoding TrmH family RNA methyltransferase — MSDIDLSRSADYRNVTDFFKGQSDDEIKAALDERRGDMITIMQNLSHDFNKASAVRNSNAFGMRKIIFLNPENPAIPDSTEGIKKWDRRGSLGTQNYEHIEHHRVTDYQGLFDNLHADGYTIYAVDNTPGYNPQSVYDVQFPAKSAFLFGEEKLGLADDLIDAADAMIYIPQYGSVRSINVSVAHGIISAFYASQHM; from the coding sequence ATGTCAGACATCGATTTAAGTCGCTCAGCCGACTACCGTAACGTCACGGACTTTTTCAAAGGTCAATCGGATGACGAAATAAAAGCCGCCCTAGACGAGCGTCGTGGCGACATGATTACCATCATGCAAAACCTAAGCCATGATTTCAACAAAGCTTCTGCCGTACGTAACAGTAATGCGTTTGGTATGCGCAAGATTATTTTCCTAAACCCCGAAAACCCTGCGATTCCTGATTCTACGGAAGGCATCAAGAAATGGGATCGTCGCGGGTCACTGGGTACCCAAAACTATGAACACATCGAACACCATCGCGTGACTGATTATCAGGGGTTATTCGATAACTTACATGCTGATGGCTATACGATTTACGCCGTCGATAATACACCTGGCTACAACCCACAATCAGTGTATGACGTACAATTCCCGGCTAAGTCCGCCTTCCTATTTGGGGAAGAAAAACTTGGCTTAGCGGATGATTTAATCGACGCGGCTGATGCCATGATTTACATTCCACAATATGGTAGCGTACGCTCAATTAACGTTAGCGTCGCCCATGGCATTATCTCAGCCTTCTACGCTTCACAGCATATGTAA
- a CDS encoding NAD(P)/FAD-dependent oxidoreductase, with amino-acid sequence MANKNIVVVGAGYSGVFTARKLAKRLKGTDYQIVLVDRHSFFTYMTELHEVATKRVEPKHIQFDLRTLFVRQPNVKIVTATVDTIDKEAKIVKTSEGDIPYEKLVLATGGTTNTFGTPGVEEYGYTLWSFEEAVRLRSHIEEVIREGAMELDPAKREAKLRIAVVGSGFTGVELAGELIEQRRELAEANNLDESEIKIDVIEAAPTILNMLTNRKLADKGEQYMIKHGVNMRKSAGVVEVKEHAAVLKDGTEIPTETLVWTAGVKAKEQGSKWGLEQGPAGRFMADDYSRAKGEEDIYVVGDVAAYQEPARTIPDNPRSGWTPQTVEGGESAANTAVPNIIFDLLGKGSRKAFKGHYQGYAVSIGAHYTVGIAEQLGSVKLGKNGLPLSGFFANMFKHIINLYFFAQITSGYHIFHYLMDEFFRTPNGRTPFYGWTSRMGNVLWTVPLRIVVGILWISAGASVSGTIGMIATVVGWLIAFGLLTSIAGFVAFVLGLVLIFAGSATTSMVLLTFASLAVMNGSGRTFGLDYWVTPFLEKTLGRSLYGKHESRYNDLKK; translated from the coding sequence ATGGCTAATAAAAACATCGTCGTAGTTGGTGCCGGTTATTCTGGTGTATTTACTGCGCGCAAGTTGGCTAAGCGATTGAAGGGCACGGATTACCAAATTGTTTTGGTAGATCGCCACTCATTCTTTACGTACATGACGGAGTTGCATGAAGTTGCAACGAAGCGTGTTGAGCCAAAGCACATCCAATTTGATTTGCGTACATTGTTCGTACGCCAACCAAACGTTAAGATTGTGACTGCCACAGTTGATACGATTGATAAGGAAGCAAAGATTGTTAAGACTTCTGAAGGAGACATTCCTTACGAGAAGTTGGTCTTGGCAACTGGTGGTACGACTAATACATTTGGTACGCCAGGTGTTGAGGAGTACGGCTACACGTTGTGGTCATTTGAAGAAGCTGTTCGCCTTCGTTCACACATCGAAGAAGTTATTCGCGAAGGTGCTATGGAGTTGGATCCAGCCAAGCGCGAAGCTAAGTTGCGTATTGCGGTTGTTGGTTCAGGATTTACTGGTGTCGAATTGGCCGGTGAATTGATTGAACAACGTCGTGAGCTTGCCGAAGCTAACAACTTGGATGAATCAGAAATTAAGATTGACGTGATTGAAGCTGCGCCAACAATTTTGAACATGTTGACGAACCGTAAGCTTGCTGACAAGGGTGAGCAATACATGATCAAGCACGGTGTTAACATGCGTAAGTCTGCCGGTGTTGTTGAAGTGAAGGAACACGCTGCCGTTCTGAAGGACGGTACGGAAATTCCTACTGAAACGTTGGTTTGGACGGCCGGTGTTAAGGCTAAGGAGCAAGGTTCAAAGTGGGGCTTGGAACAAGGCCCTGCTGGTCGCTTTATGGCCGATGACTACTCACGTGCTAAGGGTGAAGAAGACATTTATGTTGTTGGTGACGTGGCAGCCTACCAAGAGCCTGCTCGTACAATTCCTGACAACCCACGTTCAGGTTGGACGCCACAAACGGTTGAAGGTGGAGAGTCTGCTGCTAACACAGCTGTTCCTAACATCATCTTCGATTTGTTGGGTAAGGGATCACGTAAGGCCTTCAAGGGTCACTACCAAGGTTACGCTGTTTCAATCGGTGCGCACTACACGGTTGGAATTGCTGAGCAACTTGGTAGCGTAAAGCTTGGTAAGAATGGTTTGCCATTGTCTGGCTTCTTTGCCAACATGTTCAAGCACATCATTAACTTGTACTTCTTTGCGCAAATTACGAGTGGTTACCACATCTTCCACTACTTGATGGACGAGTTCTTCCGTACGCCAAATGGTCGTACGCCATTCTATGGTTGGACGTCACGTATGGGTAACGTTTTGTGGACTGTGCCACTACGTATTGTTGTTGGTATCTTGTGGATTTCTGCAGGTGCATCAGTTTCAGGAACAATTGGTATGATTGCCACGGTTGTTGGTTGGTTGATTGCCTTTGGTCTTTTGACGTCAATTGCCGGTTTCGTTGCCTTTGTATTGGGATTGGTATTGATTTTTGCTGGTTCAGCTACAACGTCAATGGTTTTGTTGACGTTCGCTTCATTGGCCGTTATGAACGGTTCAGGTCGCACGTTCGGTTTGGACTACTGGGTAACGCCATTCTTGGAGAAGACGCTTGGACGTAGCTTGTACGGTAAGCACGAGTCACGTTACAACGACTTGAAGAAGTAA
- a CDS encoding metal ABC transporter solute-binding protein, Zn/Mn family translates to MFKKIAITVGALGVVAGGLAWFVSQRDSQKAEASGELRIVTTNSILEDMVEQVGGDDVKVYSIVKRGTDPHEYEPKTADITATTEANVIFHNGLNLETGGNGWFTKLTETANKRDGKEVFAASKLVQPMYLTAAGKEQETDPHAWLDLSNGIKYVQTITAVLKEKDPEHAAEFEKRSAAYQKKLLALHEEAQRKFGDVPENKRLLVTSEGAFKYFSKAYGIKPAFIWEINTESQGTPEQMKQVLAKINESDVKSLFVESSVSPKSMEKVSKETGLPIYEKIYTDSLAKKGTQGDTYYDMVKWNIDKIHAGMMVE, encoded by the coding sequence GTGTTTAAGAAGATTGCGATTACCGTAGGTGCATTAGGAGTTGTTGCTGGGGGATTAGCTTGGTTCGTCTCACAACGTGACAGTCAAAAGGCTGAAGCAAGTGGTGAGTTGCGTATCGTTACAACAAATTCAATTTTGGAAGATATGGTCGAACAAGTTGGTGGTGATGATGTAAAGGTCTACAGCATTGTTAAGCGTGGCACTGACCCGCACGAATACGAACCTAAGACGGCTGATATTACAGCCACAACTGAAGCTAATGTTATTTTCCACAATGGTTTGAATCTAGAAACAGGTGGTAATGGCTGGTTTACGAAGCTGACGGAAACGGCTAACAAGCGTGATGGTAAAGAAGTATTTGCGGCATCAAAGCTAGTACAACCAATGTATCTAACTGCTGCCGGCAAGGAACAGGAAACTGATCCACACGCATGGTTGGATTTGAGTAATGGTATCAAGTACGTTCAAACGATTACAGCTGTTCTTAAGGAAAAGGATCCTGAACACGCAGCTGAATTTGAAAAGCGCTCAGCTGCCTATCAAAAGAAGTTGTTGGCGTTGCATGAAGAAGCACAACGTAAGTTTGGGGACGTACCAGAGAACAAGCGCTTACTAGTAACTTCTGAAGGAGCTTTCAAGTATTTCTCAAAGGCTTACGGTATTAAGCCAGCGTTTATCTGGGAAATCAACACTGAGTCACAGGGAACACCTGAGCAAATGAAGCAAGTGTTGGCAAAGATTAACGAGTCTGATGTAAAGTCACTATTCGTTGAAAGTTCTGTTTCACCTAAGTCGATGGAGAAGGTTTCTAAGGAAACTGGTTTGCCAATCTACGAGAAGATTTATACGGATTCTTTGGCTAAGAAGGGAACGCAAGGTGACACTTACTACGACATGGTTAAGTGGAATATCGATAAGATTCACGCTGGTATGATGGTTGAATAA
- a CDS encoding metal ABC transporter permease: MASIGEFLAALGHYNFLQSALLASVMVGVMSGIIGSFIILRGMSLMGDAISHSVLPGVAVAYMLGINLMVGAAAFGVIAALLIGAVAANSKLKNDTAIGIVFSAFFALGFILISMAESSTNLHHILFGNVLAVSDRDLMSTVAVLVLVVLFVVIFYKELLITSFDETFAKTYGLQTAYLHYGLMLVLTLVTVSALQTVGIILIVAMLITPAATAFLWTNRLQWMLVIAASVGAVASVIGLYLSYTMNWASGPAIVLMAAIMFLVSFVVSPKQGFLTKWGKQSV; the protein is encoded by the coding sequence ATGGCCAGCATTGGAGAGTTTTTAGCAGCATTGGGGCATTATAACTTTTTACAGAGCGCTTTGTTAGCGTCAGTGATGGTTGGAGTCATGTCGGGGATTATCGGGAGTTTTATTATTTTACGCGGGATGTCATTGATGGGTGATGCCATTTCGCACAGTGTGCTACCAGGAGTTGCAGTTGCCTACATGTTAGGTATTAATCTGATGGTTGGTGCAGCAGCGTTTGGGGTGATTGCGGCATTGTTGATTGGGGCTGTAGCAGCGAATAGTAAGTTGAAGAATGATACCGCAATCGGGATTGTGTTCTCGGCATTTTTCGCACTTGGGTTCATCTTAATTTCAATGGCTGAGTCATCAACCAACTTGCATCACATTCTGTTTGGAAACGTGCTGGCGGTGTCTGATCGTGACTTGATGTCAACGGTGGCGGTACTAGTACTGGTCGTTTTGTTCGTTGTTATTTTTTACAAAGAATTGTTGATTACATCGTTTGATGAAACGTTTGCGAAGACGTACGGGTTGCAAACGGCGTATCTGCATTATGGGTTGATGTTGGTGCTGACGCTGGTTACTGTGTCGGCGTTGCAAACGGTTGGGATTATCTTGATTGTTGCGATGTTAATCACGCCAGCTGCGACGGCGTTCTTGTGGACTAATCGTTTGCAATGGATGCTGGTCATTGCGGCATCAGTTGGTGCTGTCGCGTCAGTTATTGGTTTGTACCTGTCATACACAATGAATTGGGCATCTGGTCCAGCGATTGTTTTGATGGCTGCAATTATGTTTTTAGTATCGTTTGTCGTGTCACCGAAACAAGGATTTTTAACTAAGTGGGGGAAGCAAAGTGTTTAA
- a CDS encoding metal ABC transporter ATP-binding protein — MLHIDNLTVAYTATPVFQNLSVAFSPGKITGIIGPNGAGKSTLIKGALGLVRRTGGATIDGRPIKMARRKVAYVEQRAALDLTFPISVFEVVLTGTYGKLGLFKSPGQKERELVDEALAQVHLTEFKNRQIGELSGGQLQRVFVARAIVQQAEVVILDEPFVGIDMKSEEDIMRVLKKWRDDGKTIIVVHHDLNKVGKYFDELLIMNHGVIAHGPVAEVYNQANVQQAFSADLGAILFNKSEGA, encoded by the coding sequence ATGTTGCATATTGATAACTTAACGGTGGCCTACACAGCAACCCCAGTTTTTCAAAATTTGTCTGTGGCGTTTAGCCCAGGCAAGATTACAGGGATTATTGGACCGAACGGAGCTGGTAAGTCAACTTTAATTAAGGGAGCGCTTGGATTAGTTCGACGTACAGGGGGCGCGACGATTGATGGTCGGCCAATTAAGATGGCCCGTCGCAAAGTCGCATACGTCGAGCAACGAGCGGCGTTGGATTTAACGTTTCCGATCAGCGTTTTTGAGGTGGTCTTAACGGGTACGTATGGCAAGTTAGGATTATTCAAAAGCCCTGGGCAGAAAGAACGTGAATTAGTTGATGAGGCCTTAGCGCAAGTTCATTTGACTGAATTCAAAAATCGACAAATTGGAGAATTGTCGGGTGGTCAATTGCAACGTGTGTTCGTGGCACGCGCAATTGTGCAACAAGCAGAAGTTGTGATTTTAGATGAGCCGTTTGTTGGTATCGACATGAAATCCGAAGAGGATATCATGCGGGTGCTGAAGAAATGGCGCGATGACGGCAAGACAATTATTGTGGTGCACCACGATTTAAATAAGGTGGGGAAGTACTTTGATGAATTGCTGATTATGAATCACGGGGTGATTGCACATGGACCGGTTGCTGAAGTTTATAACCAAGCTAACGTCCAACAAGCATTTTCAGCAGATTTGGGTGCCATTTTATTTAATAAATCTGAGGGGGCGTAG
- a CDS encoding serine hydrolase codes for MSGSLIGMTMDGHSMSVSGVIKRVTTAIGVVGKKATSSEASDLKAKWATDTQSANADATIAIYDKQTGVTASYTTSGRSQFKTASVVKVAVLSNLIAQHTNNQTNMTINEKTLATAMIEDSDNDATTALLEYEGGFKAPDKLFNKLGMTNSKMDESAWGYSLTTATDQVTLLRNVFYDSSVLPDAGRSYIANLMSNVSSDQNWGVSAGAGSDATVALKNGWLEDSNGWIINSIGHVKSDSSDYVIAVLTSGNSSEQSGINLVQKLATTTYDYLNN; via the coding sequence ATGAGTGGGTCGTTGATTGGTATGACAATGGATGGTCATTCGATGTCTGTGAGTGGCGTTATTAAACGCGTGACAACGGCCATTGGGGTGGTTGGGAAGAAGGCTACCTCGAGCGAAGCAAGTGACTTAAAAGCGAAATGGGCGACTGACACGCAGTCTGCAAACGCAGATGCGACAATCGCTATCTATGATAAGCAAACGGGCGTGACAGCCTCTTATACAACATCTGGACGCAGCCAGTTTAAAACTGCCAGTGTTGTTAAGGTGGCTGTGTTATCGAATTTGATAGCACAACACACTAACAATCAGACGAACATGACGATTAATGAAAAAACGTTAGCGACAGCGATGATTGAAGATAGTGATAACGATGCGACAACCGCACTGTTAGAATATGAAGGCGGATTTAAAGCGCCGGATAAGTTGTTCAACAAATTAGGTATGACAAATTCTAAGATGGATGAGTCTGCGTGGGGATATAGTTTAACCACGGCAACTGATCAAGTGACATTATTGCGCAACGTTTTTTATGACAGTTCAGTTTTGCCAGATGCGGGTCGTTCATATATCGCTAATCTAATGAGTAACGTCTCTTCAGATCAGAACTGGGGTGTGAGTGCCGGTGCTGGTAGTGATGCGACAGTGGCATTAAAGAATGGCTGGTTGGAAGATTCCAACGGTTGGATTATTAATTCAATCGGGCACGTTAAATCAGACAGTAGCGACTATGTTATTGCAGTCTTAACGAGTGGTAATTCCAGTGAGCAGTCGGGCATTAATTTGGTACAAAAGTTGGCGACAACTACCTATGATTATCTGAATAACTAG
- the rplL gene encoding 50S ribosomal protein L7/L12: MAFDKDSIIASLKEATILDLADLVSAIEEEFGVSAAAPVAVAGAAGGAEAAKTEFDVELTSAGSAKVQVIKAVREATGLGLKEAKDLVDNAPSAIKEGVSEDEANELKAKLEEAGAVVTVK, translated from the coding sequence ATGGCATTTGATAAGGATTCAATCATCGCTTCATTGAAGGAAGCTACGATTTTGGACTTGGCTGACTTGGTTTCAGCTATTGAAGAAGAGTTTGGTGTTTCAGCTGCTGCCCCTGTTGCAGTTGCTGGTGCAGCTGGTGGTGCCGAAGCAGCCAAGACTGAATTTGACGTTGAGTTGACTTCAGCTGGTTCAGCTAAGGTTCAAGTTATCAAGGCAGTTCGCGAAGCAACTGGTTTGGGCTTGAAGGAAGCTAAGGACTTGGTAGACAACGCTCCTTCAGCTATCAAGGAAGGCGTTTCAGAAGACGAAGCTAACGAATTGAAGGCTAAGTTGGAAGAAGCTGGTGCCGTTGTTACTGTTAAGTAA
- the rplJ gene encoding 50S ribosomal protein L10 has translation MSEATIALKAQQVEEVADKFKSAASAVVVDVRGLTVEQANNLRSELRSEGVELKVIKNKILTRAAEAAELTDLNDLFVGPSAVAFSNEDAIAPSRILKKFADNIEALEIKGGVVDGQVASVEDINKYAALPDRDGLLSMLLSTLQAPVRNFAYAVKAVSDAKEEAAEA, from the coding sequence ATGAGTGAAGCAACTATTGCTTTGAAGGCACAACAAGTTGAAGAAGTTGCTGACAAGTTTAAGTCAGCCGCATCTGCAGTTGTTGTTGACGTGCGTGGGTTGACGGTTGAACAAGCCAACAACTTGCGTTCAGAATTGCGTTCAGAAGGCGTTGAGTTGAAGGTTATCAAGAACAAGATCTTGACGCGTGCTGCTGAAGCCGCTGAATTGACTGACTTGAACGACTTGTTTGTCGGACCATCAGCCGTTGCATTCTCTAACGAGGACGCAATCGCTCCTTCACGCATTTTGAAGAAGTTTGCTGATAACATCGAAGCCTTGGAAATCAAGGGTGGTGTTGTTGACGGTCAAGTTGCATCTGTTGAAGATATCAACAAGTACGCAGCTTTGCCAGACCGCGACGGTTTGTTGTCAATGTTGTTGTCAACGTTGCAAGCACCTGTTCGCAACTTTGCATACGCAGTTAAGGCTGTGTCAGACGCAAAGGAAGAAGCTGCTGAAGCCTAA
- the rplA gene encoding 50S ribosomal protein L1 has translation MAKKYGKKYLAAAEKIDSAKLYTVEEAAQLVKDIDFAKFDATVEIAFNLNVDTRQADQQLRGAVVLPNGTGKDQTVVVFAQGDKAKEAEEAGADVVGAADLVQRISDGWLDFDVAIATPDMMAQVGRVGRALGPKGLMPNPKTGTVTFDVAKAVTDAKSGKVTYRTDRDGNVAVPVGKVSFDADKLAGNIKSLSDVILKARPAAVKGAYVKHVSIASTFGPAVNIDIASL, from the coding sequence ATGGCTAAGAAGTATGGTAAGAAGTATTTGGCAGCCGCTGAAAAGATCGACAGTGCTAAGTTGTACACTGTTGAAGAAGCTGCCCAATTGGTAAAGGACATCGACTTTGCCAAGTTTGATGCAACTGTTGAAATCGCGTTCAACTTGAACGTTGATACTCGTCAAGCTGACCAACAATTGCGTGGTGCCGTTGTTTTGCCTAACGGTACTGGTAAGGACCAAACTGTTGTGGTCTTTGCTCAAGGTGATAAGGCTAAGGAAGCTGAAGAAGCTGGTGCTGACGTAGTTGGTGCTGCTGACTTGGTTCAACGCATTTCTGACGGTTGGTTGGACTTTGACGTTGCCATTGCTACGCCTGACATGATGGCCCAAGTTGGTCGTGTTGGACGTGCATTGGGTCCTAAGGGATTGATGCCTAACCCTAAGACGGGAACTGTTACGTTTGACGTAGCTAAGGCCGTTACTGACGCTAAGTCAGGTAAGGTTACTTACCGTACTGACCGTGACGGAAACGTTGCTGTACCAGTTGGTAAGGTATCATTTGACGCCGACAAGCTTGCTGGAAACATCAAGTCATTGTCAGACGTTATCTTGAAGGCTCGTCCTGCCGCTGTTAAGGGTGCATACGTAAAGCACGTATCAATCGCTTCAACGTTCGGACCTGCTGTTAACATCGATATCGCTTCTTTGTAA
- the rplK gene encoding 50S ribosomal protein L11, whose product MAKKVSSIVKLQIPAGKATPAPPVGPALGQAGVNIMGFAKEFNARTADQGGLLIPVVITVYEDRSFEFITKTPPAAVLLKKAAGVEKGSGEPNTKKVATVTAAQVREIAETKMQDLNAADVDAAVRMIEGTARSMGFTVEG is encoded by the coding sequence GTGGCTAAGAAAGTTTCAAGCATTGTTAAGTTGCAGATTCCGGCCGGTAAGGCTACCCCTGCACCTCCAGTTGGACCTGCTTTGGGTCAAGCTGGTGTTAACATCATGGGATTCGCAAAGGAGTTTAACGCTCGCACTGCCGACCAAGGTGGTTTGTTGATCCCAGTAGTTATTACTGTATATGAAGATCGTTCATTCGAATTCATCACTAAGACGCCTCCAGCAGCAGTTTTGTTGAAGAAGGCAGCCGGTGTTGAAAAGGGTTCTGGTGAGCCTAACACGAAGAAGGTCGCTACGGTTACTGCAGCACAAGTACGTGAAATTGCAGAAACTAAGATGCAAGATCTAAACGCGGCTGACGTTGATGCAGCTGTTCGCATGATCGAAGGTACTGCTCGTTCAATGGGCTTCACTGTTGAAGGCTAA
- the nusG gene encoding transcription termination/antitermination protein NusG, translated as MAVESYDKQWYVLHTYAGYENKVKANLESRIETMGMTDYIFRVIVPEQEVEVEKDGETKIIKENDFPGYALVEMIMTDEAWYVVRNTPGVTGFLGSHGGGSKPVSLLPDEVDDMLQRMNIVERKVTELNVEVGETVKIVAGSFAGMQGEVTAIDNDKQEVTVLVDFLGRETPTEISFNDVQPLI; from the coding sequence ATGGCAGTTGAGTCATACGATAAGCAATGGTACGTTTTGCACACATACGCTGGTTACGAGAACAAGGTTAAGGCCAACTTGGAATCACGTATCGAAACGATGGGGATGACTGACTACATCTTCCGCGTTATCGTGCCTGAACAAGAAGTTGAAGTTGAGAAGGACGGCGAGACGAAGATCATCAAGGAAAATGATTTCCCAGGTTATGCCTTGGTTGAGATGATTATGACTGACGAAGCTTGGTATGTTGTCCGTAACACACCAGGTGTTACTGGTTTCTTGGGTTCTCACGGTGGTGGTTCAAAGCCAGTTTCATTGTTGCCTGATGAAGTTGACGACATGTTGCAACGTATGAACATCGTTGAGCGTAAGGTAACTGAGCTTAACGTTGAAGTTGGTGAGACGGTTAAGATCGTTGCTGGTTCATTTGCAGGTATGCAAGGTGAAGTAACGGCTATCGATAACGACAAGCAAGAAGTAACGGTTTTGGTTGACTTCTTGGGTCGCGAAACACCAACTGAAATCTCATTTAACGATGTTCAACCATTGATTTAA
- the secE gene encoding preprotein translocase subunit SecE — protein MKFLASVVAEMKKVTWPTLSENVRDTSIVLMTGLFFAVLFGGADWVFEQGVTWLSK, from the coding sequence ATGAAGTTTTTGGCTAGTGTTGTTGCGGAAATGAAGAAGGTTACTTGGCCTACTTTGAGTGAAAACGTCCGTGACACTTCAATTGTTTTGATGACTGGTTTGTTTTTCGCCGTTTTGTTCGGTGGCGCTGACTGGGTATTTGAGCAAGGGGTTACTTGGTTGTCTAAGTAA
- the rpmG gene encoding 50S ribosomal protein L33: protein MAAKKVALACSVCGSRNYMVTKKPNRLERLEVMKFCKFCGQHTMHRETM, encoded by the coding sequence ATGGCAGCAAAGAAAGTCGCTTTAGCGTGCAGTGTCTGCGGATCACGAAACTATATGGTAACGAAGAAGCCAAATCGTCTTGAGCGTCTTGAAGTTATGAAGTTTTGCAAGTTCTGCGGACAACACACAATGCACCGCGAGACGATGTAA
- the rlmB gene encoding 23S rRNA (guanosine(2251)-2'-O)-methyltransferase RlmB has product MAQQSNNRNKRDRGGKPERNNNRRGADRRFNDRDRQPRAKRAERPESDQEDIAAQTEFVFGHHASVEALKGETEINKVWLQTGLTDKIRNEVMTLAKKRGLVIQDAPKAKLDELTDGQNHQGVVLSIAAYAYATIDDLFAKAAEKDEAPFFLVLDSIEDPHNLGSILRTADAAGVHGIIIPKRRAVQLTSVVAKTSTGAIEHVPVARVTNLVQTVEQLKERGLWVFGTDMDGKDYRRWDAAGPTALIIGNEGKGISPLLKKTVDETLTIPMVGHVQSLNASVAASLLIYQAFNSRNPL; this is encoded by the coding sequence ATGGCACAACAAAGTAATAACCGAAACAAGCGCGATCGTGGTGGTAAGCCAGAGCGCAATAATAATCGTCGCGGAGCAGACCGCCGCTTTAACGACCGTGACCGTCAACCACGTGCAAAGCGTGCAGAACGACCAGAATCAGACCAAGAGGATATTGCAGCGCAAACTGAATTCGTGTTTGGTCACCACGCTTCTGTTGAAGCGTTGAAGGGTGAAACGGAAATCAACAAGGTTTGGCTACAAACTGGTTTGACAGACAAAATCCGTAATGAAGTCATGACGCTTGCTAAGAAGCGTGGCTTGGTCATCCAAGATGCGCCTAAGGCTAAGCTTGATGAATTGACAGATGGTCAAAATCACCAAGGTGTCGTGTTATCAATTGCTGCATATGCATATGCAACGATTGATGATTTGTTTGCCAAGGCGGCTGAAAAGGATGAAGCACCATTCTTCTTGGTGTTGGATTCAATTGAAGATCCTCACAACTTGGGATCAATCTTGCGAACGGCGGATGCGGCTGGTGTACACGGTATTATCATTCCAAAGCGTCGTGCGGTGCAATTGACATCAGTTGTTGCTAAGACGTCTACAGGAGCAATTGAGCACGTGCCAGTTGCGCGTGTTACTAACTTGGTTCAAACGGTTGAACAATTGAAGGAACGCGGTTTGTGGGTCTTTGGAACGGACATGGATGGTAAGGATTACCGTCGCTGGGACGCTGCTGGGCCAACTGCACTTATCATCGGTAATGAAGGCAAGGGTATTTCACCATTGTTGAAGAAGACGGTTGATGAGACGTTGACGATTCCAATGGTTGGTCACGTCCAAAGTTTGAATGCTTCAGTGGCAGCTAGTTTGCTTATCTATCAAGCATTTAATAGCCGCAACCCACTATAG